The genomic region CGGCGCGGGCGGATGCGTACGGTCACGACGGGCGCGAGCGCCGCCGCGCGGCGTCGCCGGCGAATGACGTAGACTGGCGCCGTCATGCGCTACCTCCGGCTGCTGCTGCTCGCCCTGTCCGTTTCGACCCCGGCTGCCGCATTCGCGCAGGCCGCGGCGCAGCCGGTGATCCCGCAGCAGCTCTCGTGCCGCGGCGAGGAACCGTTCTGGAACCTCGAGGCCGGGCGCACCTCCGGCGTCATGCAGACGCTGGGCGGATCGAAGGCCCGCCAGGTGGTCGAGTACCGCGGCGAAATCCTGCCGCTGTCGTTCCTCGCGCCCGCGGCGATCGTGTGGCGCGGGACCTCGACGCACCTGCCGAGCCAGACCGTCGTCGCGACGCTGCGCGAGGAGTCCTGCGCATCGACGATGAAGGAAGGCCCGCCGCGAGCCTGGCGCGCGATCCTCACCTCGCGTCCCGGCGAGGCCGTGACCGGATGCTGCACGGTGAGAAGCGGCTTCGACGCGATGAAGGCGCCGCTCGCCGTGTTCGCGTCGAAGCCGGAGGGCGACTGGTCGCGCCGCTGGGCGGAGGTCGCCGCGGCGGTGCAGCGGTGCGCGAACGACCCCTCGGGCACCGTGCGCGAAGTCACGTCCGCCGCACCGGCCGCCGGTGGAACGGTCGCGGTTCGCGGAGTCGCCTCCGACGGCAAGGCGTGGACCTGCACCGTCGATGCCGCCGGGAAGTCGCAGCCGCGGTTCGCGCCGGCCACCGCCGAGGCTCCCGCGGGCGCGGGCGGTCCGGTGTTCTATCCATTCCGCGATCCGCCGCCGATCGTCGCCTGCGGCCGACTCGAGCGGATCGCGGGTCCGGGCGCGCGGGCGCGCACCGAGGGGTGGCTGCACTACGAGCGCTGCTGATTCAGTTGTCAGTTGGCAGTTGACAGTAGCGCCGGAGTCTCCCGGGGCGGCGCATTGAGCGCCGTTGCAGTCTCCGTGTGGGTCGGGTCTGATCCACAGAAAGTCGCGGTGACGCTAGGTGAGGTTGGCCTCGAAGAACGCGAGCGTTCGCTTCCACGCGAGGTCGGCCGCGGCGGCGTTGTAGCGGGCCCCCGCCGTGTCGTTGTTGAAACCGTGCTCGGTGCCCTCGTAGAAGAACGCGCGGTGCTCGACCTTCGCCGCCTTCAGCGCGGCGTCGTAGGCGGGCCAGGTCGCATTGACGCGCGGATCGTTGCCGGCGTAGTGGATGAGGAGCTTCGCGCGGATCTTCGCGACATCCGCGGACGCCGGCGCGGTCCCGTAGAACGGCACCGCGGCGACGAGCGTGGGCGACGCGACGGCCAGGTCGTTCGCCATCGCGCCTCCCCAGCAGAATCCGACCACGCCGACCTTGCCGTTCGCGTCGGCGCGCGAGCGCATCCACTCGACGACCGCGACCAGGTCGCGCACCGCGGCCGGGCGGTCGACGCGCGTGAACATTTCGCGCGCGCGGTCAGGGTCGGCGGGCGTGCCGCCCTGCGGATGGAGCATGTCCACCGCCAGCGCCGTGAATCCCGCCACCGCGAGGCGACGCGCGATGTCGCGGAGATGCGGGTTGAGGCCGCGGTTCTCGTGGATCACGATGATGCCGCCGCGGCGCGCCGGCCCCTGCTTCGGCGTCGCCAGGTACGCCGCCATCGTGCCGCCGGGGAGGTCGATCTTCACCGTGCTCGTGGCGATCTGCGGGTCGTCCGGCGCGACGACCGCCGCGACGGCGTAGTTGTTGTCGAGCAACGGCAGCAGCGCCGAGGCGGCCGCCGCTCCGCCTGCGAGCACCGCGAGGCGCTCGAGGAACACCCGGCGCGGCAGCGGGGCGTGCGTGTACTCGTCGTAGAGCGCGATGATTCTCGGATCCATGGGTTCTCCGTCTGGAGGTTCCGGACTCACTTCACCCCGTCGCGCGGCCGGCGGAATCGCAGCCAGCCGAACATGCAGGCGATCACGACGCCGGCGAGCACGTGCTTCAGGTTGTGGCCGCTCACCGTCGCCCCGGTGGCTTGGTAGATCTCGCGGTCGAAGCGCTCGGCCATCATCATCGCGACGGCGGTGACGAACGACGCCCACAGCCACGCGTCGCCGCGCGTGCCTCCCGGCCAGATGAGCAGCAGCACGGCGAGCAGCACCATCGTCCCGATGCGCACGACGCCGTAGAGCAGGAGGTCGCCGCGGCCGAGCGACTCGGTCACGCCCCACCACGCGACGCCGGCGATCCCGAGGACGACGAGCGGCGCGAGCGCGGCGCGCG from Burkholderiales bacterium harbors:
- a CDS encoding dienelactone hydrolase family protein, with the translated sequence MDPRIIALYDEYTHAPLPRRVFLERLAVLAGGAAAASALLPLLDNNYAVAAVVAPDDPQIATSTVKIDLPGGTMAAYLATPKQGPARRGGIIVIHENRGLNPHLRDIARRLAVAGFTALAVDMLHPQGGTPADPDRAREMFTRVDRPAAVRDLVAVVEWMRSRADANGKVGVVGFCWGGAMANDLAVASPTLVAAVPFYGTAPASADVAKIRAKLLIHYAGNDPRVNATWPAYDAALKAAKVEHRAFFYEGTEHGFNNDTAGARYNAAAADLAWKRTLAFFEANLT